In Betta splendens chromosome 22, fBetSpl5.4, whole genome shotgun sequence, the following proteins share a genomic window:
- the spint1a gene encoding kunitz-type protease inhibitor 1a — MSPLLGRRSGPSASPPRASLRVSLLTSLLCSLLCSLVGFAGGQVSSECSANFKSGRDDFVLNVDKSVKAGATFLSSPKLSRQRDCLQSCCKDTSCNVVFMEKGDDDGLIKSCSLFNCLYKNHYVCSFGRKSGYINFILDSVYEGHLAVDTRSDESDHPPVAFGGPDQVVQPNEHVTLNGLESKDDNKIETYHWQMVSGNPNAVIETTGFPDQIIVSNLSSGLYKFTLTVTDSAGQMDSTKVTVLVLTPEQSEHHCMAPKKIGPCRGSFPRWHYNAASLACEKFIFGGCKENLNNYISEDECIKACLGSEKKFGRGISIPTSEERCDAMCSPHEFSCASGCCLDRGLECDGTAQCSDGSDEQMCEEVNQEFEVLRNIPLDEQKARCTQPPDTGGCRESFTKWYYSPGRKACLRFNFGGCQGNNNRFDSEDACQSTCHGVTGEDSFIYQGQIDRSVSEGNMGVVAIAALLGVAIAILLGVLVYCLMKGKKKSSQNQRLPANTAQFTSLEDRERLVYNSTTKPM, encoded by the exons ATGAGTCCCCTCCTCGGACGCCGCTCGGGGCCGTCGGCGTCGCCGCCGCGGGCTTCGCTCCGCGTGTCGCTCCTCACTTCGCTGCTGTGTTCGCTGCTGTGTTCGCTCGTGGGCTTCGCCGGAGGCCAGGTGAGCTCTGAGTGTTCGGCCAACTTCAAAAGCGGCCGCGACGACTTCGTCCTGAACGTGGACAAGTCTGTGAAGGCGGGagccacgttcctgtcgtcgcccAAGCTGAGCCGCCAGCGAGACTGTCTGCAGTCCTGCTGCAAAGACACGAGCTGCAACGTGGTCTTCATGGAGAAGGGCGACGACGACGGCCTCATCAAGTCCTGCTCCCTCTTCAACTGCCTCTACAAGAACCACTACGTGTGCAGCTTCGGCAGGAAGAGCGGATACATCAACTTCATCCTGGACTCCGTGTATGAAGGACACCTGGCGGTGGACACGCGCTCAG ACGAGTCGGACCATCCTCCGGTGGCCTTTGGAGGTCCGGACCAGGTGGTGCAGCCCAACGAGCACGTGACGCTCAACGGCCTCGAGAGCAAAGACGACAACAAGATCGAGACCTACCACTGGCAGATGGTTTCTGGGAACCCCAACGCTGTTATCGAG ACGACCGGCTTCCCGGACCAGATCATCGTGTCCAACCTGAGCTCGGGCCTCTACAAGTTCACGCTGACGGTCACGGACTCAGCCGGGCAGATGGACTCCACCAAGGTCACGGTTCTGGTCCTCACCCCAGAGCAGTCGGAGC ATCACTGCATGGCGCCAAAGAAGATCGGGCCGTGCCGCGGCTCCTTCCCCCGGTGGCACTACAACGCCGCCTCGCTGGCCTGCGAGAAATTCATCTTCGGAGGCTGCAAGGAGAATCTCAACAACTACATCTCCGAGGACGAGTGCATTAAGGCCTGTCTGGGCTCAG AGAAAAAATTCGGTCGGGGCATCTCCATCCCCACCAGTGAAG AGAGGTGCGACGCGATGTGCAGCCCACACGAGTTCTCCTGCGCGAGCGGCTGCTGCCTGGACCGCGGCCTGGAGTGCGACGGGACGGCGCAGTGCAGCGACGGCTCTGACGAGCAGATGTGTGAGGAAG TCAACCAGGAGTTTGAGGTTCTGCGGAACATCCCGCTGGACGAACAGAAAG CGCGCTGCACGCAGCCTCCGGACACCGGCGGCTGCAGGGAAAGCTTCACCAAGTGGTACTACAGCCCAGGACGCAAGGCCTGCCTGCGCTTCAACTTCGGAGGCTGCCAGGGCAATAACAACCGGTTTGACTCGGAGGACGCCTGTCAGAGCACGTGCCACGGGGTCACAG GCGAGGATTCGTTCATTTACCAAGGACAGATTGACCGTAGTGTGTCCGAGGGAAACATGG GCGTCGTAGCCATAGCTGCGCTCCTGGGCGTAGCCATCGCCATCTTACTCGGGGTCCTGGTTTACTGCCTGATGAAGGGAAAGAAGAAGTCGTCCCAGAACCAGCGTCTGCCGGCCAACACGGCCCAGTTCACCTCCCTGGAGGACCGGGAGCGGCTGGTGTACAACAGCACCACCAAACCCATGTGA